Below is a window of Chryseobacterium arthrosphaerae DNA.
GGCATCTACAAAAACGTATTGTCTGCTGATGGGCTTTTCTGAGTAAATGTCAAATTTATAAGCCAGTTTCAGGTCTTTTAATTTTTCATCTGAAGGATCCGAATAGTAAACCAGTTCTCCTTTGGGTGCGAAGCTGGCCTCTGCGCTATTCATTTCTTTTTTTAAAAAATCCTCTTCTTCTTTATTCTGCCATTTATAGGAGTCTGCCCCTACAAATGCCAATGCACTCTGCAGTGCTATCTTTTCAGAAATATTGGCTTTCTTTTCTGCCTTAGGACTTGTAAGGACCCAGCTTCCGGACTGTCCTACAATTTTACCGTCTCTGGTCTGTACAGCCATCATACCGTATTCTACAGGAATATCATTGATCGTCTGCTGAAAGCGGTGGGTTTCAAATCCCAGTGCGTCTTTTTCATGTCCCAGTTTAAGTCCCTGCCCCGGAGAAAGTCTTTGGGTAGCTTCATCAAATAAAACAGGACTTCCCTGAAAAGTGGGGCCGTTTTTATCAAAACGCATAAATTCTGCATGTAATCCGCTTTTTCCCGGAATTATTCTGGATGGTGTATTTTGTCCGGACATAAAAGAGCAGGCAGCAATGCTTGCCACTAAGATAAATTTTGTTTTCATAATAATACTTGTTAAATGTGAAAACGAATTTATAAACTTTTCACAATACAAAAGCACATACATTGAATAAAATTCAATTGAAAATATAAATCATTAAACAAAACACAATAATGATTTTAAAAAGAAGAGAATTAATTAATAATAATTTTATCTTTATGAATATTTTTGATTAATTTAATTAATTAAAATCACAATTTTGTGATTATTATTTTTTCACTATTCAGTGCATTATAATTTTTAAGTAAAAAAATAAAGGCTATCTCCTGAGAGACAGCCTTTATTTCTATTTTAAATGCAAATCTGTAAAATTATTCAAGATTCACCAAGAAATCAAATTAACGTTTACTGGAAACAGGTGTTCTGAATTCTCCATACCCCATCAGCCCATCATAATTTCTTCCGAAAGGAGCATAATACAGGAAGGCCTGATAAAGGTTTTCCGTCTGCCAGAAGTTTCCGTTAACTTCCCCGAAATTTAAAGGTCCGTTCCCTTCTCTGGTCACCAGAACATAGTTATAAAAACCCTGTTTCAGAAATATTCTGGCAACGTATTGCTTGGTTGCAGCATCATATTGCATCTGGTTTTCTTTGCTTGGTGTAAAGTTGTTAAACCCTCCCAGCACATAAATCTCTTTATCTACAGGATCAGATTCCAGATAAAAGTGCACCCATGAGTAATCGGCTTCTCTTTCGGCATCCCTTTCTCTTCCCAGATCATTTCTTCTGTAATACCATGCCCCGTTTACATCAGGCTGATACTGATAATTCAGCGGAAACGCCCATACCGGATGCAGATAGGTCTGGTTGACATCATCTTTTATTTCAGTAGCACGAACCATATCTGCGGCCATATTCATGTTTTTATTATCGAAATAATAAAATTCATTGTCTCCCGGAAATACCAGGTTCATCTGCTGGAAAAGCAGCTGATTTCCCAAAACAGTACTTGCCTTCTGATTGGCTATCACCATATTCGGGTTATTGTTCTGCATGACATTCAGGGTCATAGAGTTGACATTGGAGGAAATATCTCCTCCTTTCGGAGAGGCTTTCACTTCTACCCTCTGATTCAGGTTGGGATTCTTTGCATCAGCAATCCTGGAGATATTCAATCCCAGAGTGGCCATATCTTCTACCAGATAAAATCTTCTTTTGAAAAGAGGTTTATCGGCTGAATCTTTATAGACAATCAGTTCATAGTTACCTGAAATCTTCGGCTGAATCTTATCGTTCGGGAAAGTAAGTTTGTAATGGGTATACGCCTGCAGGGTATTGAAAGAATACTGAAACTGATCCAGAAGCGCATTCATACTTCCGGTTGCAAATTCTGTAAAAAACAGATTATCGTCATTCCAGTTTCTGTCATAATGCTTGATGGTGTACCTGTAGATATCACTTCTGTTGGTAAGATCGTCAAAGCTTAAAACCAGTTGTTCACCGAATTTGATGACCGGTGTTTCATCATTGGTCTGTGGGTTAAACAGCTGGATACTCTGGATATTTTGTCCATAAACCAGTCCGCCCAAAGAGAGTAAGAGTATTCGCAAAGTTTTCATTATGACGAAGATAGCGAAAAATCGTCATTTTCTTAATAATATTGTATTTTTGAAATAAAAAAATAATTCAGATATGCTTCAGATCCAAGGCTTCGTCTTCAATTTCGCCAGCGAAAATACATACATCATTTACAACGAAAATAAAAATGCATGGCTCATCGATCCGGGAAACATGAACCCGCAGGAAACGCAGGCTATTGCCAGCTTCATTACAGAAAAAGACTTAACGATCCGGAAAATACTTCTTACCCATGCCCATAT
It encodes the following:
- a CDS encoding type IX secretion system plug protein, whose protein sequence is MKTLRILLLSLGGLVYGQNIQSIQLFNPQTNDETPVIKFGEQLVLSFDDLTNRSDIYRYTIKHYDRNWNDDNLFFTEFATGSMNALLDQFQYSFNTLQAYTHYKLTFPNDKIQPKISGNYELIVYKDSADKPLFKRRFYLVEDMATLGLNISRIADAKNPNLNQRVEVKASPKGGDISSNVNSMTLNVMQNNNPNMVIANQKASTVLGNQLLFQQMNLVFPGDNEFYYFDNKNMNMAADMVRATEIKDDVNQTYLHPVWAFPLNYQYQPDVNGAWYYRRNDLGRERDAEREADYSWVHFYLESDPVDKEIYVLGGFNNFTPSKENQMQYDAATKQYVARIFLKQGFYNYVLVTREGNGPLNFGEVNGNFWQTENLYQAFLYYAPFGRNYDGLMGYGEFRTPVSSKR